The following coding sequences are from one Thermoproteota archaeon window:
- a CDS encoding 50S ribosomal protein L40e: MPIEDPFKRSVAMKALLGYKICRKCGARNPLSATRCRRCRSKNLRLKKTKLVRK, from the coding sequence ATGCCGATAGAAGACCCATTCAAAAGGAGTGTGGCTATGAAAGCCTTGCTAGGATACAAGATATGCAGGAAATGCGGCGCTAGAAATCCCCTAAGCGCTACTAGATGCAGGAGGTGCAGGAGCAAGAACCTCCGGCTGAAGAAGACCAAGCTCGTGAGGAAGTGA